The Agromyces mangrovi genome contains a region encoding:
- a CDS encoding PucR family transcriptional regulator — translation MLPTVGELLALPALVEGMPEVLVGEQALEAPVRWVHVSDSAGVARLLEGGELLLSTGSGWPEEPVELSAFIAGLVDAGLSGLVLELGAHYHYAPAVVVQAAATHGLALVALHREVKFVTVTQAVHSRIISEQTSALRALDELHALFTSLSLRGSPADYIVRQLGHALRSTVVLENLAHEVVALELGGESEEDVLTRWEPRSRLAHRATEQRSALGQAARSPEDWLIVPVEARGIRWGSLVALPGPPHPAGRANVLEQGAIALAFGRLGDAARDTDEWTRLGQQRLVDELLEGRFGARGAAAARVDAAGLPVDGRTLVGLAVTGAGAAGPAVVAAAREQGAAALAAARGDTTVAMLSLPGATRFDDQVATRFAHDLARLSGAEPERVVVHVGGPAHDLPSLLTAVQEAIELSRSRPSRQRGPLVKRVDDRPLARLVTALRDDHRLQEHSERMLAPLIEYDLARGGDLLQVLGAALAHPGNRTAAASASHLSRSVFYQRIALISDLLGADLDDGETLTALHLALLARQAGTGR, via the coding sequence GTGCTGCCGACCGTCGGCGAGCTGCTCGCGCTGCCCGCGCTCGTGGAGGGCATGCCCGAGGTGCTGGTGGGCGAGCAGGCGCTCGAAGCGCCCGTGCGCTGGGTGCACGTCTCCGACTCGGCGGGGGTCGCGCGACTGCTCGAGGGCGGCGAACTGCTGCTGTCGACCGGGTCGGGCTGGCCCGAGGAGCCGGTCGAGCTGTCGGCGTTCATCGCCGGGCTCGTCGATGCGGGGCTGTCGGGCCTCGTGCTCGAGCTCGGCGCGCACTACCACTACGCGCCCGCGGTCGTCGTGCAGGCGGCCGCCACGCACGGACTGGCGCTCGTCGCGCTGCACCGCGAGGTGAAGTTCGTCACGGTCACCCAGGCGGTGCACAGCCGCATCATCTCGGAGCAGACGAGCGCGCTGCGGGCGCTCGACGAACTGCACGCGCTGTTCACGTCGCTGAGCCTCCGCGGCTCGCCCGCCGACTACATCGTGCGCCAGCTCGGGCACGCGCTGCGCTCGACGGTCGTGCTCGAGAACCTCGCGCACGAGGTGGTCGCGCTCGAGCTCGGCGGCGAGAGCGAGGAGGACGTGCTGACCCGGTGGGAGCCGCGCTCGCGACTCGCGCACCGGGCGACCGAGCAGCGATCGGCCCTCGGGCAGGCGGCGCGCTCGCCGGAGGACTGGCTGATCGTGCCGGTCGAGGCGCGGGGCATCCGCTGGGGGTCGCTCGTCGCGCTGCCCGGCCCACCGCACCCGGCCGGCCGGGCGAACGTGCTCGAGCAGGGGGCGATCGCGCTCGCGTTCGGTCGCCTCGGCGACGCGGCGCGCGACACCGATGAGTGGACCAGGCTCGGGCAGCAGCGGCTGGTCGACGAACTGCTCGAGGGGCGCTTCGGGGCGCGCGGGGCCGCGGCGGCGCGGGTCGACGCGGCCGGGCTCCCGGTCGACGGTCGCACCCTGGTCGGGCTCGCCGTGACCGGTGCCGGCGCGGCGGGCCCCGCCGTGGTCGCCGCCGCGCGCGAGCAGGGCGCCGCGGCGCTCGCCGCGGCCCGAGGCGACACCACCGTCGCGATGCTCTCGCTCCCGGGAGCGACTCGCTTCGACGACCAGGTGGCGACCCGGTTCGCGCACGACCTCGCCCGGCTCTCGGGCGCCGAGCCCGAGCGGGTGGTCGTGCACGTGGGCGGGCCGGCGCACGACCTGCCGAGCCTGCTGACGGCCGTGCAGGAGGCGATCGAGCTGTCGAGGTCGCGTCCGAGCCGCCAGCGGGGCCCGCTCGTGAAGCGCGTCGACGACCGACCGCTCGCACGCCTCGTCACGGCGCTGCGCGACGACCACCGCCTGCAGGAGCACTCCGAGCGCATGCTCGCCCCGCTCATCGAGTACGACCTCGCCCGCGGCGGCGACCTGCTGCAGGTGCTCGGGGCGGCGCTGGCGCATCCGGGCAATCGCACGGCAGCGGCATCCGCCTCGCACCTCTCGCGGTCGGTGTTCTACCAGCGCATCGCGCTCATCTCCGACCTGCTCGGCGCCGACCTCGACGACGGCGAGACGCTCACGGCGCTGCACCTCGCGCTGCTCGCGCGGCAGGCGGGCACGGGGCGATGA
- a CDS encoding serine hydrolase domain-containing protein encodes MPLQTTTNTDFTERLSAAVAKYARDDSGPGVPQVAVRAERLGIDARVGDPAGRFHVASVGKLFTATVAMQLAERGDLDLDAPLTTLLPADELAGLFTSDGTDHAAEAAPRQLLAHTSGVADYFEDRVADGPRLNRLLVDEPDRSWAPADLLAVTRERQHPVARPGATFHYSDTGYVLLGRILEERTGTAFHDLLHERVFTPLGMDDTFLPYRSRAANDGPGPVDVDPGILPVRLGRTDIAGFRSLTIDWAGGGVASTPDDLVAFSEALHGGRLVTPATLATMTTMQHRFRPGIHYGTGMMQLRFGEFSPFLRRYPRPVGHTGILATHVFHDPVQDAHLVVNFGATTAMRRSVLAVIAIERMLRAAGR; translated from the coding sequence ATGCCCCTGCAGACGACCACGAACACGGACTTCACCGAGCGACTGAGCGCCGCCGTCGCCAAGTACGCCCGCGACGACTCCGGCCCTGGCGTGCCCCAGGTCGCCGTGCGCGCCGAGCGTCTCGGCATCGACGCGCGCGTCGGCGACCCCGCCGGCCGCTTCCACGTCGCGAGCGTCGGCAAGCTCTTCACCGCGACCGTCGCGATGCAGCTCGCCGAGCGCGGCGACCTCGATCTCGACGCACCGCTCACGACCCTGCTCCCGGCCGACGAGCTCGCCGGACTCTTCACCAGCGACGGCACAGACCACGCCGCCGAGGCCGCGCCCCGACAGCTGCTCGCCCACACCTCGGGCGTCGCCGACTACTTCGAGGACCGCGTCGCCGACGGCCCGCGCCTGAACCGCCTGCTGGTGGACGAGCCCGACCGCTCCTGGGCCCCGGCCGACCTGCTCGCCGTCACGCGCGAGCGCCAGCACCCCGTCGCGCGCCCTGGCGCGACGTTCCACTACTCCGACACCGGGTACGTGCTGCTCGGCCGCATCCTCGAGGAGCGCACCGGCACCGCCTTCCACGACCTGCTGCACGAGCGCGTCTTCACCCCGCTCGGCATGGACGACACGTTCCTGCCCTACCGCTCGCGCGCCGCGAACGACGGGCCGGGGCCGGTCGACGTCGACCCCGGCATCCTGCCCGTGCGGCTCGGCCGCACCGACATCGCCGGCTTCCGCAGCCTGACCATCGACTGGGCCGGCGGTGGGGTCGCGAGCACCCCCGACGACCTGGTCGCATTCAGCGAAGCGCTGCACGGCGGGCGCCTCGTCACCCCGGCGACGCTCGCGACGATGACCACCATGCAGCACCGCTTCCGCCCGGGCATCCACTACGGCACCGGCATGATGCAGCTGCGCTTCGGCGAGTTCTCCCCGTTCCTGCGCCGGTACCCGCGACCCGTCGGCCACACCGGCATCCTCGCCACGCACGTCTTCCACGACCCCGTGCAGGACGCCCACCTCGTGGTGAACTTCGGCGCCACCACCGCGATGCGGCGGAGCGTCCTCGCGGTCATCGCGATCGAGCGGATGCTGCGCGCTGCGGGACGCTGA
- a CDS encoding NAD(P)/FAD-dependent oxidoreductase, giving the protein MGTTVFERRPAEASVVAHSLEQSEQRVFWLDDVERPTHPQLVGTIEADLAVVGGGYTGLWTAVEAKRRDPDRKVVLVEAKRIGWAASGRNGGFCEASLTHGRENGLSRWPDELAELDRLGLANLDAIEASVAELGMDFDFERNGSLDVAVEPHQVEWLHESMADAAEHGIDDLSYLDGDAIRAAVDSPTYLAGVWHRRTSAILHPAKLALELARVARDLGVEVFEESPVQKLDSDAASVTLTTERGRVRAGQVALATNVFPSLLKRNRLMTVPVYDYALMTEPLTDEQLASIGWGDRQGIGDMANQFHYYRLSRDNRILFGGYDAIYHYGRRVRSSYERRPETFERLASHFFTTFPQLEGLRFSHRWAGAIDTSTQFCAFYGTAREGRVAYAAGFTGLGVASTRFGAEVMLDRLAGVQTERTELQMVRERPLPFPPEPAAAIGINATRWSLDRADHNDGKRNVLLKTLDALGLGFDS; this is encoded by the coding sequence GTGGGAACGACCGTATTCGAACGCCGACCGGCCGAGGCATCCGTCGTGGCGCACAGCCTGGAGCAGTCGGAGCAGCGCGTGTTCTGGCTCGACGACGTCGAGCGGCCGACGCACCCGCAACTCGTCGGCACCATCGAGGCCGACCTCGCCGTCGTCGGCGGCGGCTACACCGGGCTGTGGACCGCGGTCGAGGCGAAGCGCCGCGACCCCGACCGGAAGGTCGTGCTCGTCGAGGCCAAGCGCATCGGCTGGGCCGCGTCGGGCCGCAACGGCGGCTTCTGCGAGGCGAGCCTCACGCACGGCCGCGAGAACGGCCTGTCGCGCTGGCCCGACGAGCTCGCCGAGCTCGACCGGCTGGGCCTGGCGAACCTCGACGCCATCGAGGCATCCGTCGCAGAGCTCGGCATGGACTTCGACTTCGAGCGCAACGGCTCGCTCGACGTGGCGGTCGAGCCGCACCAGGTCGAGTGGCTGCACGAGTCGATGGCGGATGCCGCCGAGCACGGCATCGACGACCTCAGCTACCTCGACGGCGACGCCATCCGCGCCGCGGTCGACTCCCCCACCTACCTCGCGGGCGTCTGGCACCGCCGCACGTCGGCGATCCTGCACCCCGCGAAGCTCGCCCTCGAGCTCGCACGCGTCGCCCGCGACCTGGGCGTCGAGGTGTTCGAGGAGTCGCCGGTGCAGAAGCTCGATTCCGACGCGGCATCCGTCACCCTCACCACCGAGCGCGGACGGGTGCGCGCCGGGCAGGTCGCGCTCGCGACCAACGTCTTCCCGAGCCTGCTGAAGCGCAATCGGCTCATGACCGTGCCCGTGTACGACTACGCGCTCATGACCGAGCCGCTGACCGACGAGCAGCTCGCGTCGATCGGGTGGGGCGACCGGCAGGGCATCGGCGACATGGCCAACCAGTTCCACTACTACCGGCTGAGCCGCGACAACCGCATCCTGTTCGGCGGGTACGACGCGATCTACCACTACGGCCGCCGCGTGCGGTCGAGCTACGAGCGCCGGCCCGAGACGTTCGAGCGGCTCGCGAGCCACTTCTTCACGACGTTCCCGCAGCTCGAGGGGCTGCGCTTCTCCCACCGCTGGGCCGGCGCGATCGACACGTCGACCCAGTTCTGCGCGTTCTACGGCACCGCCCGCGAGGGGCGCGTCGCCTACGCGGCGGGCTTCACCGGCCTCGGCGTCGCGTCGACCCGGTTCGGCGCCGAGGTCATGCTCGACCGGCTCGCCGGCGTGCAGACCGAGCGCACCGAACTGCAGATGGTGCGCGAGCGGCCGCTGCCGTTCCCGCCCGAGCCCGCCGCCGCCATCGGCATCAACGCCACGCGCTGGTCGCTCGACCGCGCCGACCACAACGACGGGAAGCGCAACGTGCTGCTGAAGACCCTCGACGCCCTCGGACTGGGGTTCGACTCGTGA
- a CDS encoding cupin domain-containing protein, producing the protein MTARLDPGLVVFAASVALEHEPVPAEQVVAGEPTTGHLVLDEGGPVTIGVWEMSVGAMSDVEADEVFVVLAGDATVEFTGGPGHDTGLDSIELQAGSIVRLVDGMETVWTVREPLRKVYLA; encoded by the coding sequence GTGACCGCGCGCCTGGACCCGGGACTGGTCGTCTTCGCCGCATCCGTCGCCCTCGAGCACGAGCCGGTGCCGGCCGAGCAGGTCGTGGCGGGCGAGCCGACCACCGGGCACCTCGTGCTCGACGAGGGCGGACCGGTCACGATCGGCGTCTGGGAGATGTCGGTCGGCGCCATGAGCGACGTCGAGGCAGACGAGGTGTTCGTCGTGCTCGCGGGCGACGCGACCGTCGAGTTCACGGGCGGGCCCGGGCACGACACGGGACTCGACTCGATCGAGCTGCAGGCCGGCTCGATCGTGCGCCTCGTCGACGGCATGGAGACGGTGTGGACCGTGCGCGAACCGCTGCGCAAGGTGTACCTGGCGTGA
- a CDS encoding glycoside hydrolase family 16 protein, producing MEVTPDGRFALEFDARFDGAELDRSQWLPFYLPQWSSRARTAARYELRDGRLHLRVDADQPAWSPEFDGEVRVSNLQTGVRSGSVGSSSGQHPFRAGLVVREAQPAEFTYAPRYGRIEIRAASRVGPGALAALWLIGTEERPEQSAELCVFEIFGSDVADDGSAVVGCGVHPFADPTITDDFTQVPFDADVREPHDYAVEWTPDGVVFAFDGRVVKRVAQSPDYPMQLMLNVYRFGADAPEVAPELVVDHVRGWRWLGA from the coding sequence ATGGAAGTGACGCCCGACGGACGCTTCGCGCTCGAGTTCGACGCGCGCTTCGACGGAGCGGAGCTCGACCGGTCGCAGTGGCTGCCGTTCTACCTGCCGCAGTGGTCGAGTCGTGCGCGCACGGCCGCGCGCTACGAGCTGCGCGACGGGCGGCTCCACCTGCGCGTCGACGCCGACCAGCCGGCGTGGTCGCCTGAGTTCGACGGCGAGGTGCGGGTGTCCAACCTGCAGACCGGGGTGCGCTCGGGGTCGGTCGGGAGCTCGTCGGGGCAGCATCCGTTCCGCGCCGGGCTCGTGGTGCGCGAGGCGCAGCCGGCCGAGTTCACGTACGCGCCGCGGTACGGTCGCATCGAGATCCGGGCCGCCTCCCGCGTGGGGCCGGGCGCGCTCGCCGCACTCTGGCTGATCGGCACCGAGGAACGGCCCGAGCAGTCGGCTGAGCTCTGCGTCTTCGAGATCTTCGGGTCGGATGTCGCGGACGACGGCTCGGCGGTCGTCGGCTGCGGGGTGCATCCGTTCGCCGACCCGACGATCACCGACGACTTCACGCAGGTGCCGTTCGACGCCGACGTGCGCGAACCGCACGACTACGCGGTCGAGTGGACGCCCGACGGCGTCGTCTTCGCGTTCGACGGCCGGGTCGTGAAACGCGTGGCGCAGTCGCCCGACTACCCGATGCAACTCATGCTCAACGTCTACCGGTTCGGGGCGGATGCCCCGGAGGTCGCGCCCGAACTGGTCGTCGACCACGTGCGCGGGTGGCGGTGGCTCGGCGCCTGA
- a CDS encoding VOC family protein, whose translation MTHIFVNLATADLDGAKDFYTALGFELNPLFTDENAACVVVDENVYFMVLTREFFQGFTDKHLTEPKTHAQVLTALSRESREEVDAIVERGLAAGGTEPRPAVDLGFMYSRDLEDRDGNILEFLYMIPEAVEVGPLAWAAEHGVEAPA comes from the coding sequence ATGACGCACATCTTCGTGAACCTCGCGACCGCCGACCTCGACGGCGCGAAGGACTTCTACACCGCACTCGGCTTCGAGCTGAACCCGCTCTTCACCGACGAGAACGCCGCGTGCGTGGTCGTCGACGAGAACGTCTACTTCATGGTGCTGACGCGGGAGTTCTTCCAGGGCTTCACCGACAAGCACCTCACCGAGCCGAAGACGCACGCGCAGGTGCTCACGGCGCTCAGCCGCGAGTCGCGCGAGGAGGTCGACGCGATCGTCGAGCGCGGGCTCGCCGCGGGCGGCACCGAGCCGCGCCCCGCGGTCGACCTCGGCTTCATGTACTCGCGCGACCTCGAGGACCGCGACGGCAACATCCTCGAGTTCCTCTACATGATCCCCGAGGCCGTCGAGGTCGGGCCGCTCGCGTGGGCGGCCGAGCACGGCGTCGAGGCGCCGGCCTGA
- a CDS encoding P1 family peptidase, which translates to MPGVSASPRARDLGVPFDGTPGEWNAITDVPGVLVGYETLITGEPHEASVARTGVTAILPRGRDDAGVPCAAGVYSMNGNGELTGRSWIEESGTLALPIALTNSHAVGAAHTGVDTWVHRAHPELSAEWMLPVVGETWDGYLNQINAGHVRPEHAVAAIEAAVSGPIAEGNVGGGTGMNCYGFKGGSGTASRVIDHGGDRYTVGVFLQANFGTRQELRLVGRPLGRESAAPNPYEDVEWFVRDGERARARAGAGSVIGVVVTDAPLLPGQCTALARRVPLGLARTGTSGSHFSGDIFLACSTANAGAFTSSMPTADPGPDDYESARFVPLGHIDPLYEAVVQATEEAVANVLVAARDLVGRDGHVSPALPHDEVRRAFRAD; encoded by the coding sequence ATGCCCGGCGTGAGCGCGTCGCCGCGCGCCCGCGACCTCGGCGTGCCGTTCGACGGCACCCCGGGCGAGTGGAACGCCATCACCGACGTGCCGGGCGTCCTGGTGGGCTACGAGACGCTGATCACGGGCGAGCCGCACGAGGCATCCGTCGCCCGCACCGGGGTGACCGCGATCCTGCCGCGCGGGCGCGACGACGCAGGGGTGCCCTGCGCCGCGGGCGTGTACTCGATGAACGGCAACGGCGAGCTCACCGGCCGGAGCTGGATCGAGGAGTCGGGCACGCTCGCGCTGCCGATTGCGCTGACCAACAGCCACGCGGTCGGCGCGGCGCACACCGGGGTCGACACGTGGGTGCACCGCGCGCACCCCGAGCTCAGCGCCGAGTGGATGCTGCCCGTCGTCGGCGAGACCTGGGACGGCTACCTGAATCAGATCAACGCCGGGCACGTGCGGCCCGAGCACGCCGTCGCCGCGATCGAGGCGGCCGTGTCGGGCCCGATCGCCGAGGGCAACGTCGGCGGGGGCACTGGCATGAACTGCTACGGCTTCAAGGGCGGCTCGGGCACGGCGTCGCGCGTGATCGACCACGGCGGCGACCGGTACACGGTCGGCGTGTTCCTGCAGGCGAACTTCGGCACGCGCCAGGAGCTGCGGCTCGTCGGCCGGCCGCTCGGGCGCGAGTCGGCGGCGCCGAATCCGTACGAGGACGTGGAGTGGTTCGTGCGCGACGGCGAGCGCGCCCGGGCGCGCGCCGGGGCGGGCAGCGTGATCGGGGTGGTGGTGACGGATGCCCCGCTGCTGCCCGGTCAGTGCACGGCGCTCGCGCGCCGGGTGCCGCTGGGCCTCGCCCGCACCGGCACGAGCGGCAGCCACTTCTCGGGCGACATCTTCCTCGCCTGCTCGACCGCCAACGCGGGCGCGTTCACCTCGTCGATGCCGACCGCCGACCCCGGACCCGACGACTACGAGTCCGCGCGCTTCGTGCCCTTGGGGCACATCGACCCGCTCTACGAGGCCGTCGTGCAGGCGACCGAGGAGGCCGTCGCGAACGTGCTCGTCGCCGCGCGCGACCTGGTCGGCCGCGACGGGCACGTCAGCCCGGCGCTGCCGCACGACGAGGTGCGCCGGGCGTTTCGGGCAGACTGA
- a CDS encoding helix-turn-helix transcriptional regulator, protein MVIADRALAPTRIAGPQARPETHRDDAEHDDEIDALTLGRRIREARTARGMTLEQLAQAVDRAPSQVSMIENGRREPKLSMLRTIALALGTTVDELLRAEPPSPRDALEIAVERAQRGPVFEALGLPPFRVAKGMNDQTLQTILALHNEIDRLHRERAATPEEARRTNAELRQEMRARDNFYPELEERAAELLQAVGHAGGPVSHQLVADIASHLGYSLHYVGDLPHSTRSVTDKRNGRIYLPTSQSPSRDSRSPILQALASHVLAHAEPRNYGEFLRQRVETNYLTAAILLPEQAAVRFLTEAKNLRRISMEELRDHFAVSYETAAHRFTNLATARLDIPVHFMKVHESGTIIKAYENDSVRFPSDALGAVEGTTVCRNWTARTVFDATDRFSPWYQYTDTPSGTFWCTSRIEKAKEGEYSVSVGVPFGHVKWFRGRETPHRSVSRCPDETCCRRAPDALAEQWADASWPAARTPTSLLAALPTGTFPGVDQTEVYEFLEAHAPRA, encoded by the coding sequence ATGGTCATCGCAGATCGCGCACTCGCACCGACCCGCATCGCAGGGCCCCAGGCGCGCCCCGAGACCCACCGCGACGACGCCGAGCACGACGACGAGATCGACGCGCTGACGCTCGGCCGTCGCATCCGCGAGGCCCGCACCGCCCGCGGCATGACCCTCGAGCAGCTCGCCCAGGCCGTCGACCGCGCGCCCAGCCAGGTCTCGATGATCGAGAACGGCCGCCGCGAGCCGAAGCTCTCGATGCTCCGCACGATCGCCCTCGCGCTCGGCACCACCGTCGACGAACTGCTCCGCGCCGAGCCGCCGAGCCCGCGCGACGCGCTCGAGATCGCCGTGGAGCGCGCGCAGCGCGGCCCGGTGTTCGAGGCGCTCGGCCTGCCGCCGTTCCGCGTGGCCAAGGGGATGAACGACCAGACGCTGCAGACGATCCTCGCGCTCCACAACGAGATCGACCGCCTGCACCGCGAGCGCGCGGCCACCCCCGAGGAGGCCCGCCGCACGAACGCCGAGCTCCGCCAGGAGATGCGCGCCCGCGACAACTTCTACCCCGAGCTCGAGGAGCGCGCTGCCGAGCTGCTGCAGGCCGTCGGCCACGCCGGCGGGCCGGTCTCCCACCAGCTCGTCGCCGACATCGCCAGTCACCTCGGCTACTCGCTGCACTACGTCGGCGACCTCCCGCACTCCACCCGCTCGGTCACCGACAAGCGCAACGGCCGCATCTACCTGCCGACCTCGCAGTCGCCGTCGCGCGACTCGCGCTCCCCCATCCTCCAGGCGCTCGCGAGCCACGTGCTCGCCCACGCCGAGCCGAGAAACTACGGCGAGTTTCTGCGCCAGCGCGTCGAGACGAACTACCTCACCGCGGCCATCCTGCTGCCCGAGCAGGCCGCCGTGCGCTTCCTCACCGAGGCGAAGAACCTGCGCCGCATCTCGATGGAGGAGCTCCGCGACCACTTCGCCGTCTCGTACGAGACCGCCGCACACCGGTTCACGAACCTCGCCACGGCGCGCCTCGACATCCCGGTGCACTTCATGAAGGTGCACGAGTCGGGCACCATCATCAAGGCCTACGAGAACGACTCCGTGCGCTTCCCGTCCGACGCCCTCGGCGCGGTCGAGGGCACCACGGTCTGCCGCAACTGGACCGCCCGCACGGTCTTCGACGCGACCGACCGATTCAGCCCCTGGTACCAGTACACCGACACCCCCTCGGGCACGTTCTGGTGCACCTCGCGCATCGAGAAGGCCAAGGAGGGCGAGTACTCGGTCTCGGTCGGCGTGCCGTTCGGCCACGTCAAGTGGTTCCGCGGCCGCGAGACGCCGCACCGCTCGGTGAGCCGCTGCCCCGACGAGACCTGCTGCCGCCGCGCGCCCGACGCGCTGGCAGAGCAGTGGGCGGATGCCTCGTGGCCGGCCGCCCGCACCCCCACGAGCCTGCTCGCGGCGCTGCCGACCGGCACGTTCCCCGGTGTCGACCAGACCGAGGTCTACGAGTTCCTCGAGGCGCACGCGCCCCGCGCCTGA
- a CDS encoding PadR family transcriptional regulator, translated as MGNVILGLLLLAPQTLYSLNQQFRHGISLFYRASYGSLQSALRTLAAKEYVTYAETVEGGRNKKVYSITDAGAAAFHEWMRAPVEGSDIEVAALSKLYFLGLVDEPGERRAVLDDVIAAIERDRAQLSSLDAALDEMDVPEQYRRVFHYQRKALEYGLMSTDAAESWFRALAEETGEA; from the coding sequence ATGGGCAACGTGATCCTCGGGCTGCTGCTGCTCGCGCCGCAGACGCTGTACTCGCTGAACCAGCAGTTCCGGCACGGCATCTCGCTCTTCTACCGGGCGAGCTACGGCAGCCTGCAGTCGGCGCTGCGCACGCTCGCGGCGAAGGAGTACGTGACCTACGCCGAGACCGTCGAGGGCGGGCGCAACAAGAAGGTGTACTCGATCACGGATGCCGGTGCCGCGGCCTTCCACGAATGGATGCGCGCGCCCGTCGAGGGCAGCGACATCGAGGTCGCCGCGCTGTCGAAGCTGTACTTCCTCGGCCTGGTCGACGAACCGGGGGAGCGACGTGCCGTGCTCGACGACGTCATCGCCGCGATCGAGCGCGACCGGGCGCAGCTCTCCTCGTTGGATGCCGCCTTGGACGAGATGGACGTGCCGGAGCAGTATCGACGCGTGTTCCACTACCAGCGCAAGGCGCTCGAGTACGGGCTGATGTCGACGGATGCGGCGGAGAGCTGGTTCCGGGCGCTCGCCGAGGAGACGGGGGAGGCCTGA
- a CDS encoding winged helix-turn-helix transcriptional regulator, translated as MAVRQARGFGQYGGAARALERVGERWALLVVRDLLAGPRRYTDLKAGLPRIPTNILSDRLKELQEAGVVRRVPIARCGLVYELTDAGRDLAPVVAALERWGWSQLGDAGDDEAVTRDGLASALRAAFRADASEPTPVRTVLRVGEVEVAVTTSGDDLDVVPIGDDALPQPLRPDAPEIETTLELDLDPSGLRALLAGEADAPGIRVRSGDHGALAAFVDRFRMPPATSPERVSR; from the coding sequence ATGGCGGTGCGGCAGGCCCGCGGGTTCGGGCAGTACGGCGGGGCGGCCCGCGCGCTCGAGCGCGTCGGCGAGCGCTGGGCGCTGCTCGTCGTGCGCGACCTGCTCGCCGGGCCGCGCCGGTACACCGACCTGAAGGCCGGGCTGCCGCGCATCCCGACGAACATCCTGAGCGACCGGCTGAAGGAGCTGCAGGAGGCCGGCGTCGTGCGCCGCGTGCCGATCGCGCGGTGCGGGCTCGTCTACGAGCTGACCGATGCCGGCCGCGACCTCGCCCCGGTCGTCGCCGCGCTCGAGCGCTGGGGCTGGTCGCAGCTCGGCGACGCGGGCGATGACGAGGCGGTGACGCGCGACGGCCTGGCGTCGGCCCTGCGGGCGGCATTCCGGGCGGATGCCTCGGAGCCGACGCCCGTCCGCACCGTGCTCCGCGTCGGCGAGGTCGAGGTGGCCGTCACCACCTCGGGCGACGACCTCGACGTCGTGCCGATCGGCGACGACGCGCTGCCGCAGCCCCTGCGACCGGACGCGCCGGAGATCGAGACCACGCTGGAGCTCGACCTCGACCCGTCAGGTCTGCGCGCACTGCTCGCGGGCGAGGCGGATGCCCCGGGCATCCGTGTCCGCTCGGGTGACCACGGCGCGCTGGCGGCGTTCGTCGACCGCTTCCGCATGCCGCCGGCGACGTCGCCGGAGCGCGTGTCCCGCTAG
- a CDS encoding MOSC domain-containing protein, with protein MSAAAPTATVVAVARDSGHHFSKPLRDEITLVENHGVEGDAHAGATVRHLHDVRKDATRPNLRQVHLMHAELFDEVAADGFAVDPGTLGENVTTRGVDLLGLPEGTRIRLGSDAVVELTGLRTPCNQINGVQQGLMKRLVEVDDDGTVRRLSGVMGVVAAGGVVRAGDAIEIELPDAPHRALGPV; from the coding sequence ATGAGCGCAGCCGCACCGACCGCAACCGTCGTCGCCGTCGCCCGTGACTCCGGGCACCACTTCTCCAAGCCCCTGCGCGACGAGATCACCCTCGTCGAGAACCACGGCGTCGAGGGCGACGCGCACGCGGGCGCGACCGTGCGGCACCTGCACGACGTGCGCAAGGACGCGACCCGGCCGAACCTCCGCCAGGTGCATCTCATGCACGCCGAGCTGTTCGACGAGGTCGCGGCCGACGGGTTCGCGGTCGACCCGGGCACGCTCGGCGAGAACGTGACCACGCGCGGCGTCGACCTGCTCGGGCTGCCCGAGGGCACCCGCATCCGCCTCGGCTCCGACGCCGTGGTCGAGCTGACCGGCCTGCGCACCCCGTGCAACCAGATCAACGGCGTGCAGCAGGGCCTCATGAAGCGTCTCGTCGAGGTCGACGACGACGGCACCGTGCGCCGGCTCTCGGGCGTGATGGGCGTCGTCGCCGCGGGCGGCGTGGTGCGCGCGGGCGACGCCATCGAGATCGAGCTGCCGGATGCCCCGCATCGGGCGCTCGGGCCGGTCTAG